The Setaria viridis chromosome 9, Setaria_viridis_v4.0, whole genome shotgun sequence sequence GCAGTGGCGGAGCTGTGGGAGGCCGCGAAGGGCGCGCCGCCTCTCGCCGTGCTCGCCGGCgtggctgcggcggtggcgatcTACAAGGTTGGGTCCGGTCTCCTTGCGCCGCGCCCTCCCCAACCCCAGCGGCTGGAGACCAagacggccccgccgcctccagtgCCGGAGCCGGTGCAGGTGGGTGAGATAACTGAAGAGGAGCTGAAGCAGTACGACGGGTCCGACCCCGAGAAGCCACTGCTGATGGCCATCAAGGGGCAGATCTATGACGTCTCCCAGAGCAGGTTGCTTCCTTGATTCCATCAAACCTGAGCCTCTAATTCTTCATTCATCCCGTTGCAACGTTGCTCTGCTTTTCAATGGTCGTTTATGGTTGTTGCTTCTAAGTTTATTCAGAGTTTTGTTCTGATCGACTGTTCAATGATAGTTATTCAATGGTTCATACCCTTAATTTGTAGAACTTGCTGCTGTAGACAACAACGCCACATGAAAAATAAGAAGCAGTGCTCTTAATTTGAAGAGTTCTTTTGCCCTACTTTGTGAAATGAAGCAGGCAATGTTCTGAATTTGGGATGTCAAAAAACTGTACGTTGTGACCAAGTGGATTGAGAGTATGTTTGAAATGTCTTTGTTTTGGTGAGTGGATTTTCAGTATGCTTTCTGTCCAGTCAAAACTGATGTCGTGCTGTCATGCAATTCTGCAAATACAATGCAAATTGTATTGTGATGGAGGTTCTGATGCTTGGCATGTAGGTTCAGTCATTGAGTGTAAATCTACATGGTATGTCTTGGATTGATCTGGGTTCAGTCATTGAGCTAATCCACATAGTGTTTGATGGTCTTTTTTTGATCGCACTCATAGTAATAGTACTAACACTCTTTGAATGATTAATTTGGTACTGAATTGTACAATGCTATGCCATGTATGGGTACCGTACTTTCTTCTCTGATATCAGCAGCAATCatgtttttttcattttattttcttgccATGCTATCCTTTGGTTTTATTGGTAAGAACATCAGAACATGTCCTTATCTTGTGTTCTATAAAATCTGAAGCTCACTGGTTTCTCCTCATAGATAGTTGAACCAGGGACACTTTTATTTGGAAACGTGAACTCGTGTGAAAGATGTGTGCCGCAATTAGGACGTGTTTAGGACTGTCCCAACAACACCAGCATATTCTGCTTAATTTCTACTGGACATGTGTTTACCAATCCTAAATCTGATCTTTTTTTCCTGAAGGAACTTAGTTGGTTCACCTTTCTTTTGATGTGATAAATATCTAAGTCTCATATCTCATTGTCGTCTAACACTCTAAcctaataatttatattttgaTCGAATCATTACTTTCATGTGGTACTACTGTAAGCTCTTGGAGAGCAACAATTCCTCTGAAACGTTATAAGCTGcactggattttttttcccatttaGCTTGCTGGAGGATGAGGCATGAataagccttttttttttccgatgaGAATAATTAGATAACATACCccttgcagacttgcagttcAAATAACACGCAAATACCATGGATTTTGTTGTGAACCATTACAAAATTTAAATATATTCCTGCACTCCAATGCAAGGACATTTGCGTTAATGTTGTGTCTATTCAAAGTCTTCATATTCACCTACTGTCTTTATCTTTAAGATTACACTGTATTTACCATGCATAATGCATTGTGTTTGACACTGATGATGAGTTATGACAATATCTTTTGCTGTCTGTGAACTCTGCAGAATGTTCTATGGACCTGGTGGGGCATATGCGTTGTTTGCTGGTAAAGACGCCAGCAGGGCCTTGGCCAAGATGTCCTTCGAACAGCAGGATCTAAATGGTGACATATCTGACCTTACACCAATGGAGTTCAGTTCCTTGAATGACTGGGAGTACAAGTTCAC is a genomic window containing:
- the LOC117837364 gene encoding membrane steroid-binding protein 2; amino-acid sequence: MASCSVVTAPALSASSPTSRRRATAAVSLPGVRRSRLPSRGVRCSAGQGGVKVPAKLAELWEAAKGAPPLAVLAGVAAAVAIYKVGSGLLAPRPPQPQRLETKTAPPPPVPEPVQVGEITEEELKQYDGSDPEKPLLMAIKGQIYDVSQSRMFYGPGGAYALFAGKDASRALAKMSFEQQDLNGDISDLTPMEFSSLNDWEYKFTSKYVKVGTVRRAAPAEEGYAGISPEIREEVMPMPVLEAEAEAEAEAEPDLEPEPIDDEAP